One region of Candidatus Eremiobacteraceae bacterium genomic DNA includes:
- a CDS encoding DUF2269 family protein: MFVWLKLIHVIAVIVFVGNITVGIFWKVIADRSRDPRIMAHTIRGIVGADRVFTIPAILVLVAAGVATALVEQIPILGTGWVLWAIILFVIAGLAFIPVSRAQHELQAVADEGATSGTLDETRYETISARWNFWGMVALIFPLGAVALMVLKPSLPGFH, translated from the coding sequence ATGTTTGTCTGGCTCAAGCTCATCCATGTCATCGCGGTCATCGTGTTCGTGGGGAACATAACCGTCGGCATCTTCTGGAAAGTCATCGCCGACCGCAGCCGCGATCCGCGCATCATGGCGCACACGATCCGCGGCATCGTCGGCGCCGATCGGGTATTCACCATTCCGGCGATTCTCGTGCTCGTCGCCGCCGGCGTTGCCACCGCGCTCGTCGAACAGATTCCGATTCTCGGCACCGGCTGGGTGCTCTGGGCCATAATCCTGTTCGTGATCGCGGGACTCGCGTTTATCCCCGTGTCGCGCGCGCAGCATGAACTGCAAGCGGTGGCGGACGAGGGCGCAACGTCGGGCACGCTCGACGAGACGCGCTACGAAACCATCTCGGCCCGTTGGAATTTCTGGGGCATGGTCGCGCTGATCTTCCCGCTCGGCGCCGTCGCGCTGATGGTATTGAAGCCGTCGCTACCCGGTTTTCACTGA